A section of the Saliniramus fredricksonii genome encodes:
- a CDS encoding RBBP9/YdeN family alpha/beta hydrolase — translation MKTSQADILILPGLKGPDDDLWLTRWERKLPTAQIVGQPDWHAPNASEWSARLGGAVAQATRPVILVAHGIGCHVVAHAVKAGIDLGPVAGAYLVAAPDPQAADAAPAHRAFGAPALTPLPFAAALIAARNDPHCSPERARAFARAWGAEFVDAGESGAIDSAAGFGPWPEGLMRFAGFLKTIPSVQ, via the coding sequence ATGAAGACGTCCCAAGCCGATATTCTGATCCTGCCCGGCCTCAAAGGCCCCGATGACGATCTCTGGCTGACGCGTTGGGAGCGCAAGCTGCCCACGGCGCAGATCGTCGGACAGCCGGACTGGCATGCCCCGAACGCGTCGGAATGGAGTGCGCGCCTCGGCGGGGCGGTGGCGCAGGCGACGCGTCCGGTCATCCTCGTCGCGCACGGGATCGGCTGCCATGTGGTCGCGCATGCGGTCAAGGCCGGTATCGATCTCGGCCCCGTTGCAGGCGCCTATCTCGTTGCGGCGCCCGATCCGCAAGCCGCCGACGCGGCTCCCGCCCATCGGGCCTTCGGGGCACCCGCGCTCACGCCACTGCCCTTTGCCGCCGCATTGATCGCGGCACGCAACGATCCCCATTGCTCCCCGGAGCGCGCCCGCGCCTTCGCGCGGGCATGGGGGGCGGAATTCGTCGATGCGGGGGAATCCGGGGCGATTGATTCCGCAGCCGGTTTTGGCCCCTGGCCCGAGGGGCTGATGCGCTTTGCGGGCTTCCTGAAGACGATTCCGAGCGTGCAATAG
- a CDS encoding glutathione S-transferase family protein, with protein MAILHHYPLCPHSRFIRLVCAELGVALDFVEERPWERRESFLALDPAGNTPVFVAADGLIVPGAGTIAEYLDETREPGMERLMPGDPAGRVEVRRLMAWFSEKFFAEVTGYLVHEKVYKRFVPASAGGGPPDMPAIRAARANVRYHLRYLGYLINQRKWLAGDALTYADLAAAAHLSCVDYLGDAPWNEDETARDWYARMKSRPAFRALLADRVPGMAPPDHYANPDF; from the coding sequence ATGGCCATCCTCCATCATTATCCGCTCTGCCCCCATTCCCGTTTCATCCGTCTCGTCTGTGCCGAGCTGGGGGTTGCGCTCGACTTCGTCGAGGAGCGACCCTGGGAACGGCGCGAAAGCTTTCTGGCGCTCGATCCGGCAGGCAATACCCCGGTTTTCGTCGCCGCTGATGGGCTGATCGTACCCGGTGCCGGCACCATCGCGGAGTATCTCGACGAGACGCGCGAGCCGGGTATGGAACGCCTGATGCCGGGCGATCCCGCCGGACGGGTGGAGGTGCGCCGCCTCATGGCCTGGTTCTCGGAAAAATTCTTCGCCGAGGTGACGGGCTATCTCGTGCATGAGAAGGTCTACAAGCGCTTCGTGCCGGCCAGCGCCGGTGGCGGACCGCCCGACATGCCGGCGATCCGTGCAGCGCGCGCGAATGTGCGTTACCATCTGCGCTATCTGGGTTACCTGATCAACCAGCGCAAATGGCTGGCCGGCGACGCACTGACCTATGCCGATCTCGCAGCGGCAGCCCACCTTTCCTGCGTCGATTATCTGGGCGATGCACCATGGAACGAGGACGAAACGGCGAGAGACTGGTACGCGCGAATGAAGAGCCGTCCGGCCTTTCGCGCGCTCCTGGCCGATCGGGTGCCGGGAATGGCGCCGCCGGATCACTACGCCAATCCCGACTTCTGA